In Paenibacillus durus, the DNA window CGTTGAAGAGATTGTCGTTCACGCTCCATACATTATTAACCTGGCTTCTTACAAAAATCATACCTATGAGCTTGCCGTCGATTTTCTCCAGCAGGAGATCCATCGGACCCATGCACTGGGCGTGAAGCATATCGTGCTTCATCCGGGCGCTTATACCGACAAAGACCCGGAATACGGCATCCAGCGAATCGCCGACGGTCTGAACGAGGTGCTGGGCGGCACGCATGAGACAGAAGTTCATATTGCACTGGAAACAATGGCTGGCAAAGGAACGGAAATGGGGCGGAGCTTCGAGGAAATCGCGTCCATGATCGATAAAGTCATCCATAACGAACGTTTGTCGATTTGTCTGGATACCTGCCATATTCACGATTCCGGTTACGATATCGTAGGCGACCTGGACGGCGTTCTTGAACAATTCGATAAGACAATCGGGCTGGACCGTATCGGGGTCGTGCATATCAACGACAGCAAAAATCCGAGCGGCTCGCGTAAAGACCGCCATGCGCCGATCGGTTCGGGCTGGATCGGTTTTGACACGATTAACCGGGTCGTTCATCATGAGCTGCTTGCCGGACGCCCGTTCATTCTTGAAACGCCGTGGATCGGCAAAGACGCCAAGACCCAGCGGCCGATGTACGAAGCGGAAATTGCGCTGCTTCGCGGCAACGTGCAGGAACGGTTCGGCGGAGAGTTTTTGGCGCAGGTCGAGGAATTGCACTCTTTCTTTGCCAAGCAGGAGCTTGACCCAAGGAAGTATGTGCTGGACGTGTGGAATTTGCTCAAGAACGATGCCAAGGCCAAAAAGGCCGATCCGCGCGAGCCGCTGGAGCGCCTATACGATCAGGTAATCGCTGCCGGGCTATTCCCGGACTTAAGCGAAGAGGCGGTAAATCATCGGCTGATCGCTTGGCTGGCGGGCAAGCAGGTGCTGGTTAACGCTTAAACTTCAAGAGATGCGTACATGATGAGAGGATGGAAAGAATCCAAATGGAATTGCATGTGAAAAGAGAACATTCTACTTCGGACGAGCAGCACCCCAACCGGGCGCGAATGCTCATCTCCTGTCCGGACGGTCCGGGAATAGTCGCCGCGGTATCCCGCTTTCTGTTCGACCACGGAGCCAATATCGTGCAGTCGGATCAGTATACGATGGACCCGTCGGGCGGAATGTTCTTTATGAGAATCGAGTTCGATCTGCCTGAGCTGGAGCAGCGCATGGCACAGCTTCAGACAGAGTTTGGCGCAATCGCCGAGCAGTTTCAAATGAACTGGCAGATGTTCAATGTCAGTCATAAAAAGAAGCTCGCGATCTTCGTATCCAAGGAGGATCATTGCCTCGTCGAGCTGCTCTGGCAGTGGCAGGCGGGCGATCTGGACGCTGACATTGCGCTCGTTGTGAGCAATCATACTGATATGAAGGAATACGTTGAGTCGTTCGGCATCCCTTATCATCACATTCCGGTAACGGCGGATACGAAGGCGGAGGCGGAGCAGCGCCAGCTGGAGGTAATCGGAGAGGATATCGACGTTATTATTTTGGCGCGGTATATGCAGATTATCTCACCGTCCTTTATCGAGCATTACAGGAACCGGATTATCAATATCCACCATTCGTTTCTTCCTGCTTTTATCGGCGGCAATCCTTATGCCCAGGCCTACCGGCGCGGGGTGAAAATCATCGGCGCTACCGCCCACTATGTAACCGAGGAGCTTGACGGGGGGCCGATCATCGAGCAGGATGTGCAGCGGGTCAGCCACGGAGAAGACGTTGGCGAGCTGAAGCGGATTGGCCGCACGATCGAGCGCGTCGTTCTTGCCAGGGCAGTCAAATGGCATATCGAGGACCGTATCCTAGTTCATCAGAACAAGACGGTCGTGTTCAACTAATCGAATAAGAGCTTACTTTTTAGGTAAAAAAGCATTTTACCCACACGTTGGTTCTCTATGCCAAAGTGTGGGTTTTTTATGCGTAAAAATCAATCCTGTAAAGGGGGAAATTCACTTGTCGGCGCAGCGCGGACATTTATTGAAGCGCAATTATATTTTTGCTGTTCTGATTTTGCTTGTCGGTTTCGGCGGTTTATTGGGATATGATCTTTACTTCAAGCCCTACGTGCTGTCCCAGACCGTGGTGAAAGTTAAGGTGGATGGGGGCGGTGTGCTCCCCAAGAATCACGAACTTCAGGCGGGTGAGCTTTATCTCGATTCCGTACAGACGAAGGATGTTCCCGCCGGGGCTGTAACGGAAATTGATCTGGCGGAGCGTAAAATCACTAACGTCAGCCTGACGGACGGCAGCATTTTGACGGAAGGGCTTGTTGATTTAAACAATTTGGAGCCTAGGGCGGACGAGGGGATTTTTCCGGTGCCGAAGGAAGCTGTCTACGCTATTAACGGCTCTCTCCGCAGCAGGGACAAAGTGGACATTTATCTTGTGCAGGAGGAAGCGAAAACTGTGGGCAGCTTCAGCCTTGGGGCAGGATCTGTCCAAGGAAGCCCTGGCGGTAAGCAGGCGGCTATGCCAAAGAAGGCTTTTTTAACCGGAGTGACCGTGAATTATGTCCGTACGGAAGATAACAACGACGTGCGCGACACGGAGCTTGGCAATGACAACAACCGGGTTACTTCGACCGGCAAGGTAGCCGTTCCGGAGCTGAAGCTGAAGAAGAGTGACGGCGAACTGCTGAAGCAGTATCTGGAGCGCGGCTGCAAGCTGTGGATCGTCCGGGTGGAATAGGAGGAAGGCTTAATGAAAATATTCAGTCTTGGCTTGGACCAGCTGACGATTAACGATATCCGGCAGGCCGGCTACACCGTTGTTATGCAAACCGCGCTCCCTGATCCGCAGCAGACGGCTGGTCATATGCTGATAGCGGCAAGCGGACAGGCCGAAGTTTCCGAACTGCGGGGACTGCGCGAAAAATACCCGGATACGATCATCCTTTTCTTTTATATGGAGCACGGGGTTCGCGGGTATCACGGTATCCATCTGACCTGTGAGGAGCTGGGTGTGCATTTTCTGCCGCCGCGCTCGACTTCTTCGGCGATTATCGAAAAGATCAGGATGATCCTGAAGGAAGACGGGGATGAACGCAGCAATGTGGTAGGGGTACTCGGTTCCGGACCGGGAATCGGCTGTACTAGCATGGCCGGGCTGCTGGCGGGAAGAATTGCGGCGGCGGGCCGCCGGGTTATTTTGCTCGGGATGAATGTATATGATCCGGGTTATGATCGAAAAACCGCAATCAGTCTGGACCGGCTCCGCCCGAAGCTGACGGGTAACAGGCTCCACGACGAGGATTTCGACCAATTGATTGTGCAGGATGGATACCGCTATCTGCCGGGCAATTTCGATTACTTGAGCGCCCAGGATTATCAGGAGAACGAGATGGAGTATTTGCTTGACCGCGCCTCGGATAACGCCGACATTGTCATTGCCGACCTCGGCTCCGTACCGGAGAGCGCAGCGTGGTACACCGGAATGAGAAAGTCCGCGCTGCGTCTGCTCGTTACTCACCCGAAGCATGAACATAGGCTGGAATCGCTCATGGATTTGGCGGGACATATGGATCTCACTCCGCAGGATTTCAAGCTCATTCTGAACCGCAGCGGCCTGGAGGAGACCGTTTCTCCCAAGAGTATGGCGCTCCGATTCGGCACCGAAATCTTTCTGAATATTCCCTATTATCCGCAAGTCTCAGGCAATCTGCCGCTTGGCAAGAAGGAGCTTGTACAGGCAGATGAAAAAGTCCGGGTGCTGCTCTCCGTGTTCGGATTTGAGCCCGAGATCAAGAAGAAAGGGATATTCCTATGAGCAGTCTGGAGGCTACACGACGTGCTGAAACTGTCTATCCGGCAGCAGGTGCTCCGTTCTCGCTAAAACAGAGCGTGCTCCGCAGCAGTACACCAGGAAAGGAAGACTTCCCTTCCTTCCTGCAAAAAATGAAAAGAGAGATGACGGCAGGTCTGGAGCGAGAGGACGAGGCGTATTTCGAGCTTAACGCCAAGGCGCTGACAGGCGATCCTCAGGCGGTCAGCTTTTTCATGAATGAGATTGAAAAGTACCTGCGCAAGACGCCATTCACCAGCAGTGTTCCCGAAGCTTACGATACGGCTGCCGAAGCGCTGTTTCATGAATGGAAGGGATTTGGCCCGGCCTACCGCTGGTTCACGGATCGGGCGTACAGCGAATCGACGGGGCTGCAGATCATCGGGCGGCAGGTTTTTTACAATGTGAAAGGCAAATTTCTTCCTTATCCGTATGAGATACCGTCGCTGGACCGCGTCGAGCAGTTGAAGCGTTCGCTGCTGAAGAGTGATCCGAACAAGAAGCTGAACAAGGATAATCCGTCCGCCGAGTTCAAAATGGATGATCCGCTCTGGCCTGGCCGGTTTATCCGGCTCGCCATTTGGGTTTCACCGCGTGTATGGGAGGGCTTTACAACGATTTCCATGCGGCGGCAGGTGGTTGAATTTCTTGATTTGGATGATCAGGCGGGTACGAAGTGCATTCCGGCAGAAGCTGTACCGATGATTCGCGCGTTGGCAATGACCTTCCGCAACACGATTATCGCCGGCGCGGTCGGCTCGGGCAAAACGACTTTTGCCAATACGATTGTCGGCGAGCAGTTGCTCGGTTCCGCCTCCTGCATGGGCGTCGTCATGATCGAGAAACATCCGGAATCGACGCTGCCTTACCAAATTAAAGGGCACCGGATTATTCCCATCCAGGCCGCCAATGAAGAGCTGATGGAAGTGGGCGTAGAGTCGCTGCGGCATGATCCCAACCTGCTCTATATGACAGAGATGCGGTACAACGAATGGGAATTTTACCTGTGGAGCGGGGAAAAGGGGTACGACGGCATAACGGGAACCTTTCATACCGTTGATTCGGAGGATGTCCCTTATCAGGGTGCTTTTGCCGTCTCGACCCGAATTGGCGGAAGTATGAAAGGGCACCTTGTTTCCGCGCTGAAGGCATGCGAGCTTGTGTTCATCCTGGAAAGCATAGGAGAAGGGAAAAAGCGGCTGGCGCGCATATCCGAAGTGTTCTATGACGAATCCCATAGCTCGGTGTTTGCGAACGATCTGATGCGCTGGGAGGAGGAGAGCCGAGATTGGACCTATAATGCGGAAATCACCGAAGGGCTTGCTCTAAAAATGCGGAAGAAAAATGCGGAAGCGGCGCAGGCGCTGCAGGAGATTTTAGTGCAATTGGCCGAGGAGAAGCCGATGTCCGGACCGCTCAAGGAAAGTCTGAAATCTAGAATCGTGCTGAACGAATAAGGCGGTGATGACAGTGAATGGAATATTTTATCTACTGCGCTTTGCGCTGCATCTGCTGATCGTCTGGGGGATTTGGCTGCTCATCAGACCGCCCACGGAACAGGGCATCCGGCATTTTTCGGCCCAGATAACTCACCTGCTCCTTCGCAGAAGGAAGCTATTTAGACTAAAGGCAGGCGGGCTCCCCCAAAAACTGCCGTTTTATGGACATTTGGACAACCTGCTTTACTTCACTAAGCGAAACTATGAGCCGGGAATTACCGTGCTGCGGTTCATGCTGCAATCCGGTATTTTGGCCGCCGCCGTATTCTTGTCTGGTCTGTTGACGCTTCGCGAGCTTCCTGGACATTTGGCCTTTCATAATCCTTTTTTGGAGGGGGTGTCGTTTGACAGCGGCCGTCCTTTGCAGGATTGGTGGCGGCTGCCTCTGTTTCTGGCGGTCCTCACCGGAATGCTGCCCTATCTTCGGCTCCGGTATGTCTATGCGCATAACAAGGTGAAAGGCAGCTATCATCTGCTCGATGCGGTGAAGATCGCCGCGAAGTTTACTCACCTGCCTGTCGACGCACTGCTGGGCAAAACCGCCGATTTTTTGAGCGATGACAATGTACTTGTAACGCCGCTCAAGATACTGGCTTCCTCCTTCGCGAATTACAGCAATGAGCATGAGCTTTTTGAGGAGGCTCAGCGTTTTGCCAAAGCGGTCGGTACCACTTTTGCCGTCGAATTCGTCTCGGATCTGCTGTACTGCGAGAAGGAGGGTAGCTTTTATCTGAAAAACTCGCTGCTGATGCTTAACCGCTCCATGGAGCAGCAGCGAGAGACGATTCTGACCGTCAAGGCGAACAGCCGCGATGCGATCAGTCTGGGGCTATACGGCAATCTGGTTGTGCTGTTCTTTTCCGTCGGGACTTTCATGTATATGCTGAAGCCTGGTGTCTATTTTCGTCTGCAGTTTCAGACCAAAGCCGGTTTGACTTTTCTGATGGTGATCGTCTCAGGCCTGTTTCTGTCTTTTGTGATCAGCAGCGTACTGGCTAAGCCGAAACTCGATTACCACTGAGGAGATACGTATGGACAGATTATTTGTAATAACCGCCGCAATCGGAATCGCCTATCTCGCTTTACTTGCGTTCGTCAGCAGTACGGGAAGAAGGGAGCGGTATATGCTGCGTCTGCAGCAAAGGTGGCACGGATTCGGTGAACGTTTGGAAAATGGCAGGCTTCAGCAGATTCTTTATGCCAGCGGCTTGAATGTGTCGGCACGGAAAGTCACTTTGTTTCGTTATTCGGCGGCTTTTCTCTATCTGCTTATAAAAGTGCTCGGCGACTATATCCGTGACTTGCCGTTTGGTGTATATGATTTGCTAATCGCCGCATTGATTATCGGCTTCACGAGTCCTGCCCGCTACCTTCCGTTCGGTTGGCTGCTCTCCTGGCTGCAGCAGAGATCCGTCGTTCAAAAGGATGGCGAACTGATCTCGTTTCTCCGGCTGTATGAGAACAACAGGCTCCGCAGGCGGGGGTACGTGCAGTTTGGCGCTTTCTGCGCCGGGGCTGCCGGACATTTTGTCTACATCCGTCACGATTTGTACGAACTGTCGGAGCGGGCAGTCGATGAGGGACCGGAGCGGGCTATCGAATGGTTCTGCGACCGGTTTCCGGAGGGCCATGCTTTTATCGGTGATATCCGGTCAATTCTGCTGGCTACGGAGGGGATGGATGATGATACGGAAGCCGCCGCCTATTTGCGGGAACAGGGGAAGATGATTGCCAAAATATCCAGCGACCAGTACCTGCGCAAGTGGTCTCTGATTGGCGACATTTCCTCGATCATTAACGTGATTCCGTCGATTGCCACCTTTTTGATGATCGTAACCTTAGCTATGCAGTACATCATGCTAATCAAAGGGAATTTTAATGAGATTCGTCTGTTTCAATAAAGATATGTCATATTCAATCAGCTAATAAAAAAATAAAATGAAAAGGGAGATATTAACAATGAAAAAAGATGCTATTTCTGCGGGGCTGTTTATCGCAATCGGGTTTCTGTGCGTCGCTATCGTGATTGCCGTTCTGATTCCGCTCGTAAGAGATGTGATAGACGATGCCGACGATAACCGTCCGACCGTGCCGTCGGTCAGCATGACACAGCCGCTTAATCCTGCCGATCAGACGTATGACGTACCATTCAGCCTGGGAGCCTAACGGACGATGAAAAAAGATTCGATCTCGGTTGCCTTGTTTCTCGCCATCGGATTTGTAATTGCCGGAATCTTCATCACGTCTGCTACAGGGATGATCGGCAGCAGCCAGGATGACATTATCGCCCATACGAAGCAGGTGGAGCAGTACTAGTTGCCAGGGAATCTTCTTGCCGGGTGAACTTTGGTACCCACTTACCGGCAGTCTTTGGAAAGGAGCACGCGTATAGACCATGAAAGCGACGGTCCTTCGGGCTTTGTTTATGTGGCTGGTTTTGTTTATTATTTTGCAGCCGATCTTTACCTACATCGATTATTTGCTGGATTTGCAGGTTAAGGCCAACACCTCTTACATTACACAAAAGGCTGCAACCGAAGGAATGGTGACTGCCGGTATGAGAAGCGAAGTCGTGAACAATCTGAAGGCTCTGGGATTTTCGGAATCGTCCATTGAAATTACGAGCAGCTCGGATACGGTTCAAGACAGAGAAACGAGACTTGATGTGTACGTCAAAGCTCCGCGGATTTCCATGTTTCCATATAACTTTTCCGGCGGGACGCAGCCTTCGTATTATTACAGCCATGGTTCCATTATGAGCGAATATCTCGATTAAGGTGACATTATGGATTACATTATCAAGCTTGCTTTTGTACTGCTGATCTTTATTTATGCCTGGTTTTTTCAGGCGCAGAATCAGGAATGGGACATCGACCGGGAACTGCTGAAACATGCGAACAATATGGCTGTCCATGATGCCGCCCAGGAAATGGACGAGTCGGAACGCGCGGAAGGACGGCTGATCATCGATCAGGCCGCGGCGGAAGCAAGTTTTGAGGAAACGCTGAAAGCCAATCTCGGACTGGATGACAGCCTTACTCCCCGGGCCGGCAGCCGCCTGCGTTCCAAAGTGGAAGTCGTCGAATTCAAGGTGATCGATGAATCCTCGGGTGTTGCCTTCCCGTTCCTCTATGAAGACAGCCGTTACGGAATTACGAAGTATATACAAGGACCTTCTGTAATTGCCGTTATAAAAACTAAGCATCCGGTGCTGATCGCAACAGCCAGAACCCAGGAAGACATCCAGGTGCCGGCGATTCAGGAGTACAAGTATAACAAGTAGCAGTCTGGAATTGGGGATGCCATTTTGAAGGACAGTGACGCGGTTGGGGTCTGCCGGAATTTCCGTTTCGGGCCGCCGCTCATTGCCCTTCAGTTTATCGGCAAGGAGCTTTCCCATATCTAGGAGCAGAGAGTCTTTGCCGATAAATCACACAAATATTATTTTAAGGAGCGATCAATGATGAAAAAGACGATTTTGAAAGTAAGTACAGCCGCGCTGCTGCTCACGCAAATTTTTTCGGTGGGGGGAGCTTCGGCTAAAGCGGTGGACACAGCGGCGCCGCGAGTGGCGGCAACGGCGACGGCTAAGGCGGCGGTTCCGGTTATGACTGATAACTTGTTTAAGTATGGGCTGAAAAAGACCGTGAACCTGCCTGTTACGGTGACAGCCGGGGGTCTGAGCTACACCTTACATAAGATTATGATCTATGATATTGATTCTAAGGAAGCAAAAGCGATCCGGAATAAGTATGGGTATGGGAAGTACAGCGACTACTTCCGCAATCCGCAGTATTTTGTCTGGACGAAGATTACGATTGCGAATAATAGTAAGAAGATTTTGCAACGGAATGCTAGTGATGTTTCGAACAAATGGTTTTTGGGAATGAAGGATTCCGGTGATTTGGGTCCTGCTATGCCTTATTTTGTAGCTGATAAAAAAAATAACACATCTGCATTGTGGTCATTTAAGCTCAAACCAGGAGAAAAGCTTACCACCTATGAAGGATATGTTTACGAAGGCAAATTTGAATACTTTGTAATTAGCCTGTTCTTCAATGGAGCCTTTTCAGAGAAATTCATCGTAGACCGCCCAGAAGAAGGAAACAGTAAATGAAAAACAAACTCTGGATCTTCCTGCTATGCCTGATCTGCATTCTGCCGAACTTTCCTGGTTCGGCAGTTGCAGCAGATACACTTTCCAAATCGGTCGCCCTGCCGAACGAATCATTGACCGGATCGGCAAATGCCCAAAAGACGTTTATACTGGATTTGCCTTTAGGTGTGTCCGCTGCTTCGGTGAAAGGCGGGACACTAAAATATAACGGCTCCAACTCAGTTGTTAGCCTGGGGATGGAGAATGGGAAGATAAAACTTACGCTTAAGGGTGTAGAGCAACTTAAAATCATTCAGGATGTACAAGGATACCGAGCTTCGTTTGGCCGGGATTACGAGACACAGCCTGGTAACTCAATTTGGCGATATTCGGACGGAGTGCGTTGGCAAGTTAATAAATTTAATATCGATAGAAATGTCAATGACTACTCTATAGTAAGAGGTTCTGGTACCTCAATTCCCTATGATTTACCGCAAACATCAGGAGTAGTTACCCGTTCAGATGTACAAATGGAGTATATCAAGTGGTATAACGGAAGTGCATACGATGTAATCGACAATAGTGATATTATCCAAAGTACGATTCGGTTAAACAACTTCTACCCTCCGGCAGATGCTACGGTGAATATAAAAAACAATAAATTCATCATCTCTTACACAGCACCGGGAAGCCATATTTATCAACCTGAGGATGTTCCCGATTCTGTTGCTACAGGTCCTTTGGTCGTAGGAAGAAGATACGTTCTTCCCTTCAAGTATCACTTCACCGCCGACGCCAAAGTCACCACCTACAGCTATAGCGGTAATGTATCGTTCGAGTCAGCCCTTCCTGACGACGTAACACTAAACGGCAGCGTCGCCGTTCTCAAACCCAACCCGAACCCGGCCAAGTTTGAAGACAAAAACGTAGAAGTCCAGCTTTCCCTTCGCGGTGAACTTTTGAAATATACGGACAGTGCCAATATTCAGGAATGGGTATTTTACGCACAAGAACAGGGTAAAGCCAGCACCCTTCAAATCAAGAAGGAGTTTAGCAAAACGCTGAACACTAGCAAGACCTTCGATTTTACTATACCGGCTTCCGCGGTAACTTCGGATAACTTCCAGCAAAAGTATGATTTAAGAGTGCTGGTTCGATTTAAAAATCCGATAACAACGAAAAATGGACAAATCCAATCATTAGAGCAGCCATTATCTGCGACAGTGGAACTCTACAAAAATATTCCAACTGTGAGTTTTCCATCTGTAACACCACCACCTACTCCAAAAGGAATACCTCCGGTAGCTATGCTCATCGTTCCTCCGGTCGTCAAAGCCGGGGAAGACTTCGTAGCCAGTGGCGGGGCTTCATATGATCTGGACGGCGAAATCACAGGGTATTTTTTTGAAGCGCCTGGAGCTAATGTAGCTGGCAGTTCTGATCCAACGAAATCCACGACGAAGTTCTGGTATCCGGAAAGTAAACAGGGTGATAATACAGTTGGCTTAACGGTCGTAGACAACGACATGATGACCGGCAATGCTGGAGGGTTTGTACAAGTCATCAGGCCAGTTCCTGAAGCCAGCCTTGAAATTTCGGGAACGAAAAAACAAAACCGAAAAGTTACGATTATCAATACAAGCAAAAGCCCGACACACTATCCTCTGGTTCACTCCAAAACAAAAATGACCATTATGGCGGTGTCTGGAGGAAGTAACGCGGATATAAAATATTCTGGTTCGCTGGACGGAGTAACACAGAAGGACGTTTTATTTAAAAAGCCAGGGATCTATAAAGCAACAATCTATGTAGAGAACACTTTGGGTTATAGTGCAACCAGTGAACATACTTTTGAGATCGTTCCCGATGAGCCGCCGACCATTTATTTTTTCGTCCCCACCCAGGTCTACCGTGATCCAACGGATGGAAACAAGGTGAAGATATCCATCGATGATATGTCATTCTCACCAGACAACGATTTTGTCGATCAACGAACGTGGGAGTACCGCTATGATTCGGATAACAACGGGAGTTTTGATAATGAATCGTGGGTGATTTTCAGCAACGACAACGAGCACAGACTTACACTTACGGTTTATGAGGTTGGCAGGTATGAGATTCGGCACACCGCATATGAGGGTTTTGGTCAACCAACCATCGATGCTTTTATCACTTCTGCGGACCGGAAGTATGCCGACTCATCGAGTATGTCCTCAACCGAAAGAATTATTACCGTAAAAAATCGAGCGCCAGAAGGTGATTGGTCGTGGTAAAGGGAAGGAATGATCAGATGGGTCCAGGATGGAGAGGCAAGAAAATGAAAAGAAAGACAAGAGCAGCTCGATTTTTCATATTTATGTTATCTGCTATCCTATTTTTTGTTTCATGGCCGGATTTTTTCCCGAGTGAACATAATGTAGCCCAGGCATTGGATACGGATGTCGTTCACTTTGCCGATATTCATATACCCGCTTGGAGTGAGACAAAGCAAGTGAGGCCGGGTTATCTTGGGACTGCGACAGGGTGGTTTTCAATCGATGCGCCAGAGACCATTATCAAAAATATTAAGTATAATAAAATAACCAAAGTAGTAAGCTATGAGGTCTCTCCTGTTAATTATCACTTTAAGCGATCCATGAAGCGGGACGGGGAATACGCTTCTTCCAATTTTACATGGAATATGCAAGTAGATATTAGAGATGATGTTAACGACGGCCCTTACCCTTGGGTAACGTATTATAATTGGGAATATGCGGGGTTTAGCGTTATCTCTAATCTTGGGTACAGCCTTACCCCAAATGATTATTATATGTATGAAGTCACAGACGTATATAAAAGCATCACCGAAGGAGCCTACGATCGCTATTACCAAAAGACGGATAATTGGAACTATTGGGAATCCCCGCCGGGAGCGATGCCGAATATTCCGACTAAATTAAAACTTCGATTAGCGGTGCATGACGATCAGAATATGGGATTTTACGGGTCCACTTGGTATGAAAATTTTTCTATTCTTAAAGAAATGGAGTTTGATCTAGTTCCCAATAATCCGCCGACTTTATCTTTGTCTACACCAGATGGGCAAATTTTGTTTAATGAAGAGGGGAGAAATACTTTAAATATCGAGGGTTTTGTCCAAGATCCTGACAATAATGACGTTACAGTGAGCGCCGAAATACCTAATGTTTTCTATAAAAAAACAACCATTGCACAGGCATTCTCTAACAATTACTTCAGCATAGGGCTGGATACCATACAAGATAGTATACCTCCCGGTGACTACACGATGTATGTAAAAGCGGTTGACCCGATGAACGCTGCTTCGTCAACAGCCACCTTAACCTTTCGAGTAAGGCAAAGGCTGAAGCGCAATGTTTTTTTGCTGATCAATACTCCAGTTACGGATTTTCGAACGTCCTACTCGGACATCGAAGGGGATGCCAAATATACGGAGCGCTTTCGGTATGATCAGGACCCTAACTTTTTCGACAATAGCATGGGCAGTATCTCCGATACAGGACTTTGGCGAAACTCGCCATATGACTCTTTTCCTCTATCCGGTCTTTATGTGGCAAGCTATCAGCCAAGGGACACTCCCAAATGGGATGACCGGTTTGATGAATTCCGGATGTGGGCCAGGGATAGTTTGACTCAAGTAAGATTTCAGGTTCATCGAAAGCCAATCGCTCT includes these proteins:
- a CDS encoding deoxyribonuclease IV, translated to MLKIGSHVSCADKGLLSAANEANEYGSSSFMIYTGAPQNTRRKPIEDMYPEEGKAAMREKGVEEIVVHAPYIINLASYKNHTYELAVDFLQQEIHRTHALGVKHIVLHPGAYTDKDPEYGIQRIADGLNEVLGGTHETEVHIALETMAGKGTEMGRSFEEIASMIDKVIHNERLSICLDTCHIHDSGYDIVGDLDGVLEQFDKTIGLDRIGVVHINDSKNPSGSRKDRHAPIGSGWIGFDTINRVVHHELLAGRPFILETPWIGKDAKTQRPMYEAEIALLRGNVQERFGGEFLAQVEELHSFFAKQELDPRKYVLDVWNLLKNDAKAKKADPREPLERLYDQVIAAGLFPDLSEEAVNHRLIAWLAGKQVLVNA
- a CDS encoding P-loop NTPase family protein; amino-acid sequence: MKIFSLGLDQLTINDIRQAGYTVVMQTALPDPQQTAGHMLIAASGQAEVSELRGLREKYPDTIILFFYMEHGVRGYHGIHLTCEELGVHFLPPRSTSSAIIEKIRMILKEDGDERSNVVGVLGSGPGIGCTSMAGLLAGRIAAAGRRVILLGMNVYDPGYDRKTAISLDRLRPKLTGNRLHDEDFDQLIVQDGYRYLPGNFDYLSAQDYQENEMEYLLDRASDNADIVIADLGSVPESAAWYTGMRKSALRLLVTHPKHEHRLESLMDLAGHMDLTPQDFKLILNRSGLEETVSPKSMALRFGTEIFLNIPYYPQVSGNLPLGKKELVQADEKVRVLLSVFGFEPEIKKKGIFL
- a CDS encoding P-loop NTPase family protein, translated to MSSLEATRRAETVYPAAGAPFSLKQSVLRSSTPGKEDFPSFLQKMKREMTAGLEREDEAYFELNAKALTGDPQAVSFFMNEIEKYLRKTPFTSSVPEAYDTAAEALFHEWKGFGPAYRWFTDRAYSESTGLQIIGRQVFYNVKGKFLPYPYEIPSLDRVEQLKRSLLKSDPNKKLNKDNPSAEFKMDDPLWPGRFIRLAIWVSPRVWEGFTTISMRRQVVEFLDLDDQAGTKCIPAEAVPMIRALAMTFRNTIIAGAVGSGKTTFANTIVGEQLLGSASCMGVVMIEKHPESTLPYQIKGHRIIPIQAANEELMEVGVESLRHDPNLLYMTEMRYNEWEFYLWSGEKGYDGITGTFHTVDSEDVPYQGAFAVSTRIGGSMKGHLVSALKACELVFILESIGEGKKRLARISEVFYDESHSSVFANDLMRWEEESRDWTYNAEITEGLALKMRKKNAEAAQALQEILVQLAEEKPMSGPLKESLKSRIVLNE
- the purU gene encoding formyltetrahydrofolate deformylase produces the protein MELHVKREHSTSDEQHPNRARMLISCPDGPGIVAAVSRFLFDHGANIVQSDQYTMDPSGGMFFMRIEFDLPELEQRMAQLQTEFGAIAEQFQMNWQMFNVSHKKKLAIFVSKEDHCLVELLWQWQAGDLDADIALVVSNHTDMKEYVESFGIPYHHIPVTADTKAEAEQRQLEVIGEDIDVIILARYMQIISPSFIEHYRNRIINIHHSFLPAFIGGNPYAQAYRRGVKIIGATAHYVTEELDGGPIIEQDVQRVSHGEDVGELKRIGRTIERVVLARAVKWHIEDRILVHQNKTVVFN